From a region of the Parus major isolate Abel chromosome 6, Parus_major1.1, whole genome shotgun sequence genome:
- the RRP12 gene encoding RRP12-like protein isoform X1: MAAGTGSGKGTLGAAARGAGSSMARSGRLRSGAAAKLKRWRKGHSSDSNPETRQHRLAARSRFCSRPAEKSNLTVDAVKLHNELQSGSLRLERASDSSQFRMEEDSAEEAATEKSSGTFLSGLSDCTNITFSKVQRFWESNSAAHKEICAVLAAVTEVIRSRGGKESETEYFGALMTTLEAVETPESLSAVAYLLNLVLKRVPSPVLIKKFSDASKAFMNIVSSQACSSSTSALRWVLSCLATLLRKQDLAAWSYPVTLQVYHGLLSFCVHTKPKVRKAAQYGVCSVLRGSEFMFGDAAPEHHPAAPSTAKFCVQEIEKAGGAKEATTTLHVLALLRDVLPCFPAAVVKTCCETLLRVMTLSHVLVTACAMQAFHSLFSAQASVACLPAELNAQIITALYDYVPSTSDLQPLLTWLATMERAHINLGRLQKDLCWAHLPRLFSAAMNCFLSPHSQVVSTAAQTLETLLSECIAPHMENVGTVSASAPAPGAYLCKMFRSVEEGLTYRFHAAWDEVLRVLEIFFETCGKQCHPIMRKCLQSLCDLRLSPHFPYTAEVDQAVGAAVSTMGPEVLLEAVPLEINGKEETLDFPRSWLLPVLRDNVQGARLGFFTSYFLPLAAALKSRALEFTQAGKSVEAKIYDTLQWQVWTLLPGFCTHPTDVLGGFKGLARTLGMAISERPDLRPTVCQALRTLIHKGCETDAERAEVGRFAKNFLPILFNVYSQPEEDGGTSAQRRSVLDTVRAYLTITDPQMVCGLLEKASAKLTSPESSEFARLSILDLVVAMAPYADEQSLDSLYRTIQPSLQSKEHSMQKKAYRVLEEVCAAPHAPCQAFVRSHLQDLQTALLDSLKSAASPAKRPRLKCLFHIVKQLSAEHEPFVTALVPEVILCTKEVSVGARKNAFMLLVEMGHAFIRFGPTPEEAMQRFLLLIYVGLTGSVTMISCTVLALTRLFFEFKDHLEFSVVEQLLQNICLLLASRTRDVVKAALGFLKVTLLLVDTKLLAKHVQTMLEAVGNLSDDMRRHFRMKLRNLFIKFIRKFGFELVKGLLPAEYHKVLVNIRKAESRSRKQRALKKAAADMDEEEAPPPQPRGDSMEEILADSEDEEEEEEQHRSKERKKQARQKGQAWLKEGEDDEPLNFLDPSVSQRVLATKPGPKRPRGVRHDFQMSEDGRLIIHEEEEELDDDEPKGEDKEMADVLQDVGLRSKKSQKRRFREEPDDEEVEAGTCSQYRAGGSGIHRPLNKEPAFGAEYRSKKGKGDVKKKGQLDPYAYIPLNRAKLNRRKRAKMQGQFKGLMKGAQRGAKAGRRNRLKSQRS; the protein is encoded by the exons ATGGCGGCTGGCACCGGAAGCGGAAAGGGGACGCTGGGCGCGGCCGCACGTGGAGCTGGGTCCAGCATGGCGCGGAGCGGGAGGCTCCGGTCGGGAGCCGCGGCCAAGCTGAAGCGCTGGCGGAAGGGCCACAGCAGCGACTCCAACCCCGAGACCCGCCAGCATCGTCTGGCTGCCCGCAGCCGCTTCTGCAGTCGGCCGGCGG agaaaagcaactTGACGGTGGATGCAGTGAAGCTGCACAATGAGCTGCAGTCGGGGTCCCTGCGTCTGGAGCGGGCAAGTGACAGTTCTCAGTTCCGTATGGAGGAGGACAGTGCTGAAGAGGCTGCCACGGAGAAGTCCTCTGGCACCTTCCTGAGCGGGCTGAGCGACTGCACTAACATCACCTTCAGCAAGGTGCAGCGCTTCTGGGAATCCAACTCTGCTGCTCACAAAGAG atctgtgctgtgctggcgGCCGTGACAGAGGTGATCCGCTCCCGGGGGGGCAAGGAGAGCGAGACGGAATACTTTGGTGCACTG ATGACCACGCTGGAGGCAGTGGAGACCCCTGAGTCGCTGTCTGCTGTTGCCTACCTCCTTAACCTTGTCCTAAAGCG GGTCCCGAGCCCTGTTCTTATTAAAAAGTTCTCAGATGCCTCAAAAGCCTTCATGAATATTGTGTCGTCACaggcctgcagcagctccacctcTGCCCTACGATGG GTCCTCTCTTGCTTGGCCACACTGCTAAGGAAGCAAGACTTGGCAGCCTGGAGCTACCCTGTCACCCTGCAGGTCTATCATGGCTTGCTGAGCTTTTGTGTCCACACCAAGCCCAAG GTGCGGAAAGCAGCACAGTATGGCGTGTGCTCTGTCCTGAGGGGCAGCGAGTTCATGTTTGGTGATGCAGCCCCTGAGCATCACCCTGCAGCACCCTCCACTGCCAAGTTCTGTGTGCAGGAGATTGAAAAAGCTGGAG GTGCCAAGGAGGCCACCACCACCCTGCATGTCCTTGCCCTGCTACGAGATGTGCTgccctgcttccctgcagctgtggtgaAGACCTGCTGTGAGACCTTGCTCCGAGTCATGACCCTCAGCCATGTG CTGGTGACAGCGTGTGCCATGCAAGCTTTCCACAGCCTCTTCAGTGCCCAGGCCAGCGTGGCCTGCCTGCCAGCTGAGCTCAATGCCCAGATCATCACT GCTCTCTACGACTACGTGCCCAGCACAAGTgacctgcagccactgctgacCTGGCTGGCCACCATGGAGCGGGCACACATCAACCTGGGCAG GCTGCAGAAGGATCTGTGCTGGGCTCACCTGCCCCGGCTCTTCTCTGCTGCCATGAACTGCTTCCTCTCCCCACACTCCCAGGTGGTGTCAACGGCAGCGCAGACCCTGGAG ACCCTCCTTAGTGAGTGCATTGCTCCCCACATGGAGAATGTGGGCACTGTGAGTGCatctgccccagcccctggtGCCTACCTGTGCAAGATGTTCAG ATCGGTGGAGGAAGGGCTGACATACCGTTTCCATGCAGCATGGGATGAAGTTCTGCGAGTGTTGGAGATCTTCTTTGAAACTTGTGGGAAGCAGTGCCATCCCATCATGAGGAAg TGTCTGCAGTCCTTGTGTGACCTGCGTCTCTCCCCACACTTTCCCTACACTGCTGAAGTGGACCAGGCAGTGGGGGCTGCTGTGAGCACCATGGGTCCCGAGGTGCTACTGGAAGCTGTGCCCCTGGAGATCAATGGCAAGGA GGAGACACTGGATTTCCCCCgcagctggctcctgccagTGCTGCGGGACAATGTGCAGGGTGCACGGCTTGGCTTCTTCACCAGTTACTTCTTGCCTTTGGCGGCTGCCCTGAAAAGCAGAG cCCTGGAGTTTACCCAGGCTGGGAAGAGTGTGGAGGCCAAGATCTATGACACGCTGCAGTGGCAG GTCTGGACTCTGCTGCCTGGTTTCTGCACCCATCCCACAGATGTGCTGGGGGGCTTCAAGGGGCTGGCCCGCACCCTGGGCATGGCCATCAGCGAGCGCCCAGATCTCCGCCCCACTGTGTGCCAGGCCTTGCGCACCCTCATCCACAAAGGCTGCGAGACAG ATGCAGAGCGAGCAGAAGTGGGTCGCTTTGCCAAAAATTTCCTGCCCATCCTGTTCAACGTGTACAGCCAACCTGAGGAGGATGGGGGCACAAGTGCTCAGCGCCGCTCTGTGCTGGACACTGTCCGTGCTTACCTGACCATCACGGATCCTCAG ATGGTGTGCGGACTCCTGGAGAAAGCCAGTGCAAAGCTGACCAGCCCTGAGAGTTCTGAGTTTGCCAG ACTCTCCATCCTGGACCTGGTAGTGGCAATGGCACCCTACGCTGATGAGCAGTCCCTGGACTCCCTGTACCGTACCATCCAGCCTTCCCTCCAG agcaaaGAGCACAGCATGCAGAAGAAGGCGTATCGCGTGCTGGAGGAGGTGTGTGCTGCTCCCCACGCTCCCTGCCAGGCCTTCGTCCGCTCCCACCTCCAGGACCTGCAGACAGCGCTGCTGGACTCGCTCAAGAGCGCAGCATCCCCGGCCAAGAGG CCACGGCTGAAATGCCTGTTCCACATTGTGAAGCAGCTATCTGCAGAGCATGAGCCTTTTGTCACTGCTCTGGTCCCAGAG GTCATCCTATGCACCAAGGAGGTGTCAGTGGGAGCCCGCAAGAACGCTTTCATGCTGCTTGTGGAGATGGGCCATGCTTTCATCCGCTTTGGACCCACCCCTGAAG AGGCTATGCAGCGGTTCCTGCTCCTCATCTACGTGGGGCTCACTGGCTCAGTCACCATGATCAGCTGCACTGTGCTGGCACTGACCCGCCTATTCTTCGAGTTCAAAG ATCACCTGGAGTTCAGTGTGGTGGAGCAACTTCTGCAGAACATCTGCCTGTTGTTGGCCTCCCGCACGCGGGATGTGGTCAAAGCAGCCCTGGGATTCCTGAAGGTCACGCTGCTGCTGGTGGACACCAAGCTCCTGGCCAAGCATGTCCAGACAATG ctggaggctgtggggaACCTTTCAGATGACATGAGACGCCACTTCCGGATGAAGCTGCGAAACCTCTTCATTAAGTTTATCCGCAAGTTTGG CTTTGAGCTAGTGaaggggctgctgccagccgAGTACCACAAGGTGCTGGTGAACATCCGCAAGGCGGAATCCCGGAGCCGCAAGCAGCGCGCCCTGAAGAAGGCAGCTGCGGATATGGATGAGGAGGAGGCACCACCACCACAGCCCAGAGGAGACAG TATGGAGGAGATCCTGGCTGACTcagaagatgaggaggaggaggaggaacagcaTCGGAGCAAGGAGCGGAAAAAGCAAGCACGGCAGAAGGGGCAGGCATGGCTCAAGGAAGGGGAAGATGATGAGCCCCTCAACTTCCTGGACCCCAGTGTGTCCCAGCGGGTGCTGG CCACCAAGCCAGGCCCCAAGCGGCCCAGAGGAGTGAGGCATGATTTCCAGATGTCTGAGGATGGACGCCTGATCATCcatgaagaggaagaggagctggatgATGATGAACCCAAAG GAGAAGACAAGGAGATGGCAGATGTGCTGCAAGATGTGGGGCTCCGCAGT aagaaaagtcaGAAGCGACGGTTCAGAGAGGAGCCAGACGATGAGGAGGTTGAGGCCGGAACCTGTTCTCAGTATAGAG ctggaggCTCTGGGATCCATCGGCCACTGAACAAGGAGCCAGCCTTTGGTGCAGAGTATAGATCCAAG AAAGGTAAAGGTGACGTGAAGAAGAAGGGCCAACTTGACCCCTATGCCTACATCCCCCTGAACAGAGCTAAACTCAACAGAAG GAAGCGAGCGAAAATGCAGGGCCAGTTCAAAGGCCTGATGAAGGGAGCCCAGCGCGGGGCCAAGGCCGGCCGCAGGAACCGTCTGAAATCCCAGCGCTCCTGA
- the RRP12 gene encoding RRP12-like protein isoform X2, translated as MMLSSIKEKSNLTVDAVKLHNELQSGSLRLERASDSSQFRMEEDSAEEAATEKSSGTFLSGLSDCTNITFSKVQRFWESNSAAHKEICAVLAAVTEVIRSRGGKESETEYFGALMTTLEAVETPESLSAVAYLLNLVLKRVPSPVLIKKFSDASKAFMNIVSSQACSSSTSALRWVLSCLATLLRKQDLAAWSYPVTLQVYHGLLSFCVHTKPKVRKAAQYGVCSVLRGSEFMFGDAAPEHHPAAPSTAKFCVQEIEKAGGAKEATTTLHVLALLRDVLPCFPAAVVKTCCETLLRVMTLSHVLVTACAMQAFHSLFSAQASVACLPAELNAQIITALYDYVPSTSDLQPLLTWLATMERAHINLGRLQKDLCWAHLPRLFSAAMNCFLSPHSQVVSTAAQTLETLLSECIAPHMENVGTVSASAPAPGAYLCKMFRSVEEGLTYRFHAAWDEVLRVLEIFFETCGKQCHPIMRKCLQSLCDLRLSPHFPYTAEVDQAVGAAVSTMGPEVLLEAVPLEINGKEETLDFPRSWLLPVLRDNVQGARLGFFTSYFLPLAAALKSRALEFTQAGKSVEAKIYDTLQWQVWTLLPGFCTHPTDVLGGFKGLARTLGMAISERPDLRPTVCQALRTLIHKGCETDAERAEVGRFAKNFLPILFNVYSQPEEDGGTSAQRRSVLDTVRAYLTITDPQMVCGLLEKASAKLTSPESSEFARLSILDLVVAMAPYADEQSLDSLYRTIQPSLQSKEHSMQKKAYRVLEEVCAAPHAPCQAFVRSHLQDLQTALLDSLKSAASPAKRPRLKCLFHIVKQLSAEHEPFVTALVPEVILCTKEVSVGARKNAFMLLVEMGHAFIRFGPTPEEAMQRFLLLIYVGLTGSVTMISCTVLALTRLFFEFKDHLEFSVVEQLLQNICLLLASRTRDVVKAALGFLKVTLLLVDTKLLAKHVQTMLEAVGNLSDDMRRHFRMKLRNLFIKFIRKFGFELVKGLLPAEYHKVLVNIRKAESRSRKQRALKKAAADMDEEEAPPPQPRGDSMEEILADSEDEEEEEEQHRSKERKKQARQKGQAWLKEGEDDEPLNFLDPSVSQRVLATKPGPKRPRGVRHDFQMSEDGRLIIHEEEEELDDDEPKGEDKEMADVLQDVGLRSKKSQKRRFREEPDDEEVEAGTCSQYRAGGSGIHRPLNKEPAFGAEYRSKKGKGDVKKKGQLDPYAYIPLNRAKLNRRKRAKMQGQFKGLMKGAQRGAKAGRRNRLKSQRS; from the exons ATGATGCTCTCTTCCATCAAAG agaaaagcaactTGACGGTGGATGCAGTGAAGCTGCACAATGAGCTGCAGTCGGGGTCCCTGCGTCTGGAGCGGGCAAGTGACAGTTCTCAGTTCCGTATGGAGGAGGACAGTGCTGAAGAGGCTGCCACGGAGAAGTCCTCTGGCACCTTCCTGAGCGGGCTGAGCGACTGCACTAACATCACCTTCAGCAAGGTGCAGCGCTTCTGGGAATCCAACTCTGCTGCTCACAAAGAG atctgtgctgtgctggcgGCCGTGACAGAGGTGATCCGCTCCCGGGGGGGCAAGGAGAGCGAGACGGAATACTTTGGTGCACTG ATGACCACGCTGGAGGCAGTGGAGACCCCTGAGTCGCTGTCTGCTGTTGCCTACCTCCTTAACCTTGTCCTAAAGCG GGTCCCGAGCCCTGTTCTTATTAAAAAGTTCTCAGATGCCTCAAAAGCCTTCATGAATATTGTGTCGTCACaggcctgcagcagctccacctcTGCCCTACGATGG GTCCTCTCTTGCTTGGCCACACTGCTAAGGAAGCAAGACTTGGCAGCCTGGAGCTACCCTGTCACCCTGCAGGTCTATCATGGCTTGCTGAGCTTTTGTGTCCACACCAAGCCCAAG GTGCGGAAAGCAGCACAGTATGGCGTGTGCTCTGTCCTGAGGGGCAGCGAGTTCATGTTTGGTGATGCAGCCCCTGAGCATCACCCTGCAGCACCCTCCACTGCCAAGTTCTGTGTGCAGGAGATTGAAAAAGCTGGAG GTGCCAAGGAGGCCACCACCACCCTGCATGTCCTTGCCCTGCTACGAGATGTGCTgccctgcttccctgcagctgtggtgaAGACCTGCTGTGAGACCTTGCTCCGAGTCATGACCCTCAGCCATGTG CTGGTGACAGCGTGTGCCATGCAAGCTTTCCACAGCCTCTTCAGTGCCCAGGCCAGCGTGGCCTGCCTGCCAGCTGAGCTCAATGCCCAGATCATCACT GCTCTCTACGACTACGTGCCCAGCACAAGTgacctgcagccactgctgacCTGGCTGGCCACCATGGAGCGGGCACACATCAACCTGGGCAG GCTGCAGAAGGATCTGTGCTGGGCTCACCTGCCCCGGCTCTTCTCTGCTGCCATGAACTGCTTCCTCTCCCCACACTCCCAGGTGGTGTCAACGGCAGCGCAGACCCTGGAG ACCCTCCTTAGTGAGTGCATTGCTCCCCACATGGAGAATGTGGGCACTGTGAGTGCatctgccccagcccctggtGCCTACCTGTGCAAGATGTTCAG ATCGGTGGAGGAAGGGCTGACATACCGTTTCCATGCAGCATGGGATGAAGTTCTGCGAGTGTTGGAGATCTTCTTTGAAACTTGTGGGAAGCAGTGCCATCCCATCATGAGGAAg TGTCTGCAGTCCTTGTGTGACCTGCGTCTCTCCCCACACTTTCCCTACACTGCTGAAGTGGACCAGGCAGTGGGGGCTGCTGTGAGCACCATGGGTCCCGAGGTGCTACTGGAAGCTGTGCCCCTGGAGATCAATGGCAAGGA GGAGACACTGGATTTCCCCCgcagctggctcctgccagTGCTGCGGGACAATGTGCAGGGTGCACGGCTTGGCTTCTTCACCAGTTACTTCTTGCCTTTGGCGGCTGCCCTGAAAAGCAGAG cCCTGGAGTTTACCCAGGCTGGGAAGAGTGTGGAGGCCAAGATCTATGACACGCTGCAGTGGCAG GTCTGGACTCTGCTGCCTGGTTTCTGCACCCATCCCACAGATGTGCTGGGGGGCTTCAAGGGGCTGGCCCGCACCCTGGGCATGGCCATCAGCGAGCGCCCAGATCTCCGCCCCACTGTGTGCCAGGCCTTGCGCACCCTCATCCACAAAGGCTGCGAGACAG ATGCAGAGCGAGCAGAAGTGGGTCGCTTTGCCAAAAATTTCCTGCCCATCCTGTTCAACGTGTACAGCCAACCTGAGGAGGATGGGGGCACAAGTGCTCAGCGCCGCTCTGTGCTGGACACTGTCCGTGCTTACCTGACCATCACGGATCCTCAG ATGGTGTGCGGACTCCTGGAGAAAGCCAGTGCAAAGCTGACCAGCCCTGAGAGTTCTGAGTTTGCCAG ACTCTCCATCCTGGACCTGGTAGTGGCAATGGCACCCTACGCTGATGAGCAGTCCCTGGACTCCCTGTACCGTACCATCCAGCCTTCCCTCCAG agcaaaGAGCACAGCATGCAGAAGAAGGCGTATCGCGTGCTGGAGGAGGTGTGTGCTGCTCCCCACGCTCCCTGCCAGGCCTTCGTCCGCTCCCACCTCCAGGACCTGCAGACAGCGCTGCTGGACTCGCTCAAGAGCGCAGCATCCCCGGCCAAGAGG CCACGGCTGAAATGCCTGTTCCACATTGTGAAGCAGCTATCTGCAGAGCATGAGCCTTTTGTCACTGCTCTGGTCCCAGAG GTCATCCTATGCACCAAGGAGGTGTCAGTGGGAGCCCGCAAGAACGCTTTCATGCTGCTTGTGGAGATGGGCCATGCTTTCATCCGCTTTGGACCCACCCCTGAAG AGGCTATGCAGCGGTTCCTGCTCCTCATCTACGTGGGGCTCACTGGCTCAGTCACCATGATCAGCTGCACTGTGCTGGCACTGACCCGCCTATTCTTCGAGTTCAAAG ATCACCTGGAGTTCAGTGTGGTGGAGCAACTTCTGCAGAACATCTGCCTGTTGTTGGCCTCCCGCACGCGGGATGTGGTCAAAGCAGCCCTGGGATTCCTGAAGGTCACGCTGCTGCTGGTGGACACCAAGCTCCTGGCCAAGCATGTCCAGACAATG ctggaggctgtggggaACCTTTCAGATGACATGAGACGCCACTTCCGGATGAAGCTGCGAAACCTCTTCATTAAGTTTATCCGCAAGTTTGG CTTTGAGCTAGTGaaggggctgctgccagccgAGTACCACAAGGTGCTGGTGAACATCCGCAAGGCGGAATCCCGGAGCCGCAAGCAGCGCGCCCTGAAGAAGGCAGCTGCGGATATGGATGAGGAGGAGGCACCACCACCACAGCCCAGAGGAGACAG TATGGAGGAGATCCTGGCTGACTcagaagatgaggaggaggaggaggaacagcaTCGGAGCAAGGAGCGGAAAAAGCAAGCACGGCAGAAGGGGCAGGCATGGCTCAAGGAAGGGGAAGATGATGAGCCCCTCAACTTCCTGGACCCCAGTGTGTCCCAGCGGGTGCTGG CCACCAAGCCAGGCCCCAAGCGGCCCAGAGGAGTGAGGCATGATTTCCAGATGTCTGAGGATGGACGCCTGATCATCcatgaagaggaagaggagctggatgATGATGAACCCAAAG GAGAAGACAAGGAGATGGCAGATGTGCTGCAAGATGTGGGGCTCCGCAGT aagaaaagtcaGAAGCGACGGTTCAGAGAGGAGCCAGACGATGAGGAGGTTGAGGCCGGAACCTGTTCTCAGTATAGAG ctggaggCTCTGGGATCCATCGGCCACTGAACAAGGAGCCAGCCTTTGGTGCAGAGTATAGATCCAAG AAAGGTAAAGGTGACGTGAAGAAGAAGGGCCAACTTGACCCCTATGCCTACATCCCCCTGAACAGAGCTAAACTCAACAGAAG GAAGCGAGCGAAAATGCAGGGCCAGTTCAAAGGCCTGATGAAGGGAGCCCAGCGCGGGGCCAAGGCCGGCCGCAGGAACCGTCTGAAATCCCAGCGCTCCTGA
- the ARHGAP19 gene encoding rho GTPase-activating protein 19: protein MGRRSGRYEMAAAAPAAGGGSDAICNFVICNDSSLRSQPIIFNPDFFVEKLRHEKPEVFTELVVSNITRLIDLPGTELAQLMGEEDPKLPGANSTASGFFRSLMSLKRKEKGVVFGSPLTEEGIAQVSQLIEYLHKNLRAEGLFRVPGNSIRQQILKDALNSGTDIDLDSGEFHSNDVATLLKMFLGELPEPLLTHKHFHAHLKIADLTLFDEKGNKTSTPDKERQIEALQLLFLILPAPNRSLLKLLLDLLYQTAKKQDKNKMSAHNLALMFAPHILWPRNVTANDLQENITKLNNGVTFMIKHSQKLFKAPVYIRECARLHYLGSRAHTSKDDLDLLTSSGSKELQPLKSQKRSRLDSCHQEETQQRTEEALKELFHHVHNMPDSAKKKKLIRQFNKHPIALTPGSDVPTSPAPRRARSRSFSGLIKRKVLGTPVILERKSRDTTPEPVRVSKENVQLLQKCGSPAHMSQAKLKSLEGQKEGSCRRMRARLLSKDSSSL, encoded by the exons ATGGGCAGGCGGAGCGGCAGGTATGAGATGGCGGCTGCAGCACCGGCGGCCGGCGGCGGCAG tgatGCCATCTGCAATTTTGTCATCTGCAATGACTCCTCCCTCCGCAGCCAGCCGATCATCTTCAATCCTGACTTCTTTGTGGAAAAGCTGCGCCATGAAAAACCAGAGGTGTTCACAGAGCTGGTTGTCAGCAACATTACCAGGCTGATTGATTtgcctgggacagagctggccCAGCTAATGGGAGAGGAGGACCCAAAGCTGCCTGGGGCAAACAGCACAGCCTCTGGATTTTTTCGTTCTCTGATGTCTCTGAAGCGCAAGG AGAAAGGGGTGGTGTTTGGCTCACCGCTGACAGAAGAAGGCATTGCACAGGTTTCCCAGCTAATCGAGTATCTGCACAAAA ATCTAAGAGCAGAAGGCTTGTTTCGAGTGCCAGGCAACAGCATCAGGCAACAGATCCTCAAGGATGCTCTGAACAGTGGTACAGATATTGACCTGGACTCTGGGGAGTTTCATTCCAATGATGTTGCTACCCTACTTAAGATGTTCCTGGGTGAATTACCAGAACCGCTGCTGACACACAAGCACTTCCATGCCCATCTTAAAATTGCAG ACTTGACGCTGTTTGATGAGAAGGGGAATAAGACCAGCACTCCAGATAAAGAGCGCCAAATTGAAgccctccagctgctgtttttgATCCTTCCCGCTCCCAACCGCAGTCTGCTCAAACTGCTGCTGGACTTGCTCTACCAGACAGCCAAGAAGCAGGACAAGAACAAGATGTCTGCCCACAACCTTGCCCTCATGTTTGCACCCCATATCCTATGGCCCAGAAAT GTGACAGCAAATGACCTTCAGGAAAATATCACAAAGCTAAACAATGGAGTGACCTTCATGATCAAACATTCTCAGAAACTCTTCAAG GCTCCGGTGTACATCCGGGAGTGTGCCAGGCTGCACTATCTGGGATCCAGAGCCCACACATCAAAG GATGACCTGGATTTGCTGACGTCTTCTGGCTccaaggagctgcagcccctcaagTCTCAGAAGCGAAGCCGGCTGGACTCTTGCCATCAGGAGGAGACCCAGCAGCGCACGGAGGAGGCACTAAAGGAGCTCTTCCACCACGTCCACAACATGCCTGACTCTGCAAAGAAGAAGAAGCTTATCCGGCAG TTTAATAAGCATCCAATAGCTTTGACTCCTGGCTCTGATGTGCCCACCTCCCCAGCACCGCGACGCGCCCGCTCGCGCTCCTTCAGCGGCCTCATTAAG CGGAAAGTTTTGGGAACTCCAGTTATCCTggagaggaagagcagggatACCACACCAGAGCCTGTGCGGGTCAGCAAAGAGAATGTCCAACTG TTACAGAAATGTGGCTCTCCAGCTCATATGTCCCAGGCAAAGCTGAAGTCTTTGGAAGGCCAGAAAGAG GGATCCTGTAGGCGCATGCGAGCCCGCCTGCTTTCCAAGGATTCATCATCCCTCTGA